The Desulfocurvibacter africanus subsp. africanus DSM 2603 genome includes the window TGACGGAGACGCGCTCGCGGCCGAAGAGCAGGCCGAGGCGCATGGCGTCGGTCTTGGAGATAGCCAGCGCTTCGCGCGGGCCCATGGCGCGCATGAATCCCTGGGCCGCCAGATAGCCTGCCAGGCTGCGCGGCCGCATGCGGCCGTTAACCAGCACCACCGGCACGCCCCGCTTTCGGCATGACGTGAGCAGTCCTGGCCACAACTCGGATTCAAGGAGCACCACTACCTTGGGCCGTACCTGGAACAGCGCCCGGGCCATGGTTCCGGGTTTGTCGAACGGGCAAAAGGCCGTGTAAAGCCTGCGACCCTGTTCGTCTCCATTCAATTCGGCAGCGGCTTGCTCCAGGATAGTCAAGCCCTGGGCCGTGTTGGTCGTGGCCAGGGCCGTGAACCGGGGAACCTCGTCCGCCAGTGCGCGCAGCAGCTCCGCGGCCAGGTAGGCCTCGCCGCCGGAGGCGGCCTGGATCCATAATCCGGCCTCGGGCAGGGGCTCCTGCAAGGTACGCTGTTCGTAGCCCTGACTCAGCCGCTTGTGGCGGCGCAGCAGGGGCATGGCCATGGTCCAGCCCAGGCCGTAGATGGCGCGAGCAATGCTCATGGCCAAAGGTCCTTCCATGTGCTCTCCACTCGGATCCGTCAGTTGGACCGGTCGGCTGTCAGAAAATTGTGCAGGCTAGATCTCGAACTTGCGGCCATGGGCCTCCAGCCCCAGATCCATGAGCCGCTTGATGAGCGCATCGAAGTCCAGCCCGGCCTCGTGTGCGGCCTGGGGCACGAGGCTCGTGGGAGTCATGCCCGGCAGGGTGTTCACTTCGAGGATATAGGGCTCATCGCCTTCGAGCATGAAGTCCGAGCGGCTATACCCGCGCAGCTCCATGGCTTTGTGCGCGCGCATGGACAGCTCCTGCACGCGGCGGGCGGTCCGCTCCGGGATGGGAGCGGGACAGATCTCCTTGGCGCCGCCCTGCGTGTACTTGCAGCGGTAGTCGAAAAAGGCGCAGCCGGCAGGCTGGATAAGAATGAGCGGCAACGCTTTCTCGCCCAGGATGGCGCTGGTGACTTCCTGGCCGTTCACGCCCTCTTCCAGCAGGACCGTTTCTCCTCGGCAAAAAATGCGCTCAATGGCCGGGGTCAGCTCCTCGGCATTATCCGCGCGGCACAGGTCCAGACTCGATCCGCCCATGTTCGGCTTGACGAACAGCGGGAAGCGCAGCTTCGTGCTCCAGCCCGCCTGGGGCCTGCGAGGCAGGTATTCCCAGCGCGGCGTGGGAATGCCGGCGCGGGCGAAAACCTGCTTGGCGCAGGCCTTGTTCAAGGCCAGGAAGGAAGCCTTGGGGCCCGAGCCCTGGTATGGGCAGTCCACCTGCTCCAGCATGGCCTGCACGAGCCCGTCTTCTCCGGGCGTGCCGTGCATGTTGATGAAGGCGAAGTCAGAGTCCGAGGCAAGCTCCAGGATGTCGTCGAAGCGTTCGGCGGGATCCAGGCGCGTGACCTTGCAGCCCAGCCGCAGCAGGGCTTCATGAATCTTTGCCGCGCCGGACAAAGAGACTTCACGCTCGTTGGACCAGCCTCCCGCGATCAAAAGCACACGCATTGAGATCGACCTTTAGGTATTCGTTAAGGCGTTGTTCCACTTCAATGGAATTTTCCATGGTCAGGAGAATCTTATCCCTGATGTCCTCTGTCAGGCCGTATCTTTCGGCAATGTCCTGGAAGCGCTCGGTCACGGAGACGATGACGTCGTGGCGCACGCGCTTGTCGGCATAGAGCACGGCCAGGGGCAGGAAGTAACGTTCCACGTCGGGCTCGAAGGGCCAGTGCACATGGTGGAGGACGCCGTGAGAAATGAGCGGATTGCCCGTAAGCTGCGAGGCCCAAGCAGCGCCGATCTGGCTGTGGTTGCCGCCGAAGGCGATCGTATAGGCCTTGCCCAGGTCGTGCAGCAGGGCCGAGGCGCGCACGGTCTGCACGCAGACCGCGGCCCCCAGCTCCCGGGCGCGCACGGTCAAGGCGGTGGCCACTTCCGCCACAATCTGGCTATGCCGGCGGATGTGCTCAGGCATGCCATGAATATCCCAGAAGCCGATGCACTCCGCGTCCGAGGGAGTGCGCCACTCGGGGCGGCAGCGGGAAGGAAAGGGCGAGGCCATGAAGGCTCCGGTGGTTCGTTTGCTGTAAAGGCGAGCCTGCGCTGTTGCCGCAAGCATGACATTAAGAATTAGCAGGGATGGGCGCGAAAGGCAAAGAGTGCGGTTGCTTTGGCAAGCCGGTCGCAAGCCCCTAAACTTCCCTGGCTTTCGGCCGATCAGACAAAAAGGCCGTTGAACGGTATTTCATCGGGCCGCATGCTATTACGAGGGCACGGGAGGAGTATGGCCAAGCTTCTGCGCATGAGCGACTATGCCGGTTCCGCCGGTTCCGCCGGCTCGGGAATACAGGATGACGGCGAATGTGGAACTGCCGAAACTCCGGACATGGCGATGCGCTTGCGCATGAACGACATCCTGGGTCGGGACTACGGCCGGCTGGAGGATATGGTGTACGGCATACTGCGCATCCGGGAGATCCTCGACCGTCATGTGGGGCCGAGCCCGGAATGGCAAAGGCTTCTTTTGGACCTCCTGCGCGAGTCGTGCCGAGCCAAGCGGCCCGGTCCGTTCAAACGCTCGGGCCGCGCCGGACGAGGCGGCAGGGGCCTGGTCCAGTCCCTCAGCGCCGTGCGGCGCATCCAGCACTACATAGAAGGGCGCATCGAAGAGCGTAATGCGCTGGAGCTCGGCTCGGCTGTTGTCATCCTCAAACTCATCGAGCATACTCCCGTCGCGCGCTCGCTACTGCGCGCACCCGCCTCCGAGAGCTCTTGACCCCTGGCAAAATGCGCCGCCCTCTGATATGCACCTGCCTCCGGAACAACGAATTTTGGAGGTGCGGACATGCCTTCGTTCGATATCGTCAGCCAAGTGGATCAGCAGGAATTAGATAATGCCGTGAACAACGTGCGCAAGGAAGTCGAGACCCGTTACGATTTCCGCAACGTGACCACGGTCATTGATCTGAACAAAAAAGACAAGAAGATCAGCGTGCTTACAGGCGACGAGATGAAGATCAAGGCGCTCAAGGAAATGCTCGCGGCCAACTGCGCCAAGCGCAAGGTGGATCCTAAGTTCCTGGAGTGGGGCAAGGTCGAGCCCACATCCAAGGGACAGGTCAAGGCCGAGGTCAAGATCGTTGAAGGCATTTCCAAGGACATGGCCAAGAAGATCGTCAAGCTGATCAAGGACAAGGGCCTCAAGGTGCAGCCGTCCATCCAGGATGAGCAGGTGCGTGTCACGGGCAAGAAGATCGACGATCTGCAGGAGGTCATCCAGATGCTCAAGACGACCGATCTGGATCTGCCCCTGCAGTACGTGAACATGAAGAGCTAGCCGCCAGGGCTTCCCAGGAAAGTGGCATAGCCGCCCTCCGGTTCATCTCCAGTTTGCCGCCAAGACGTGGCATTGCCATGCCTTGGTTCCGGTCCATGACGGCTATTTGCATTGACGTGACCGCGTGCTCTGCTTACTTCATTGGGGCCGGATATACATTTCATTTCAGCGCGCCACCATCAGGCGGAGGAGATCACGTCATGTGTCTTGCCGTGCCAATGGAGATCGAGGCCATCAACGAGAGTGTAGCCGACGTGCGCGTCGGTGAGGTGCGCCATCAGGTGCGCCTGGACATCATCGACGAGCAGCCCCAGGTAGGCGATTTCGTCATCGTCCATGCCGGTTTCGCCCTGCGTCGTATCGACCGCGAGGAGGGCTTGGCCACACTCAAGCTGTTCCAGGAAGGGCTGAACCTTGAACTTTCTTGATAAATTCCGCGATCCCGAGCTGTGCCGGAGGCTGCTGGATCTTATCCACAAAGAGTCCAAGGGCGTGCGCTTCATGGAAGTCTGCGGCACCCACACCGTATCTATCTTCCAGAGCGGTATCCATACTCTGCTGCCCGACAACGTGGTGCACCTGACAGGGCCGGGCTGCCCGGTCTGCGTGACTCACGACCGCGAGGTGGCGGCTTACCTGGAACTGGCCGCCCGTCCCGGCGTGACCATAGCCACCTTCGGCGATCTCATGAAAGTGCCGGGTCCCAAAGGCCGCAATCTGAAGACGGCCCAGGCCGACGGCGCCGACGTGCGCGTGGTCTACTCGCCCTTCGATTCCCTGGAACTGGCCCGCAAGCTCCCGGACCGGCAGGTGGTCTTCCTGGGTATCGGTTTCGAGACCACGGCTCCTGCCGTGGCGGCCACGCTCAAGGCCGCCCGCGAGCAAAAACTCGCCAATTTCAAGGTCCTGCCCTTCCACAAGCTCGTTCCTCCCGCCTTGCGCGGTCTGCTGAGTGACCCGGAAATGCGCATCGAGGGCTTCATCCTGCCCGGACACGTTTCGGCGGTCATCGGCCTCGACCCCTACAAGTTCTTGGGTGACGATTGCGGCCTGCCCGCGGCCATCACGGGTTTCGAGCCCCTGGATCTGCTTCAGGCCCTGTTGTTCCTGGTGCGTCAAAAGAACACCGGCGGCCACGAAGTGGTCAACCAGTACCGCCGCGTGGTTGCCGACGCCGGCAATCCCAAGGCCATGCAGGTCATGTACGAGGTCTTCGAACCGGCCGATGCCCTATGGCGTGGCATCGGGACCATTCCGGGCAGCGGCTTGGCTATTCGCGAGGAATACGCCGAGCACGACGCCTTCCGCGCCCTGGACCTCACCTTGCCCGAAGTGCCACCCCTGCCGGGCTGCCGTTGCGGCGAAGTGCTCAAGGGCAAGATGCGGCCCGATCAGTGCCCTCTGTTCAAGAAGGCCTGCACCCCGGCCACGCCCGTGGGGCCGTGCATGGTCTCCACCGAGGGCAGTTGCGCGGCGTATTTCAAGTACCAGCTCGATGCGTAGCCGTCGGCTTGTCAGGAATTAAGATGCCTCCGGCGGCTGGGGGAGTAACGACTCCCCCAGACCCCCCGCATTGTGTGAGCGAACTCTCCGCCGAAGCGGCGGAGAGTTCGCTCACACACGGGGAGGGACAAGCTCGCCATGCTTAGGCCGAATATGCCCCGAGCCGGCCGGTTCCTCCGGCCGGCTCGAATACGGGGTCCAGGGGGCCATGCTCCCTGGTGGGTGGGGTCTGGGGAGGGCAAAGCCCTCCCCAGGTTCGTTAACGCCGGACCAGACCAGGGTGACACATGAACGACGCCAAGGTTCTTCTTGATTATGGCAGCGGCGGCCGGGCTTCGCACCGGCTCATAGGCGAACTGCTCCTGAGTCACTTCCGGAGTCCGGAACTGGCCCGGCTCAACGACGCGGCCGTGCTGGACCTGCGCGGCCCCGTGGCCGTGAGCACGGACAGCTTTACTGTGGATCCCATCTTCTTTCCTGGCGGCGATATCGGCTCTCTGGCCGTGCATGGCACAGTCAACGACGTGGCCATGCTCGGCGCACGGCCGCTTTATCTGACCTGCGCGCTCATCCTGGAAGAGGGCCTGCCCATGGCCGACCTGGAGCGCATCGTGGCCTCCCTGGGCCAGGCTGCAGATGCGGCTGGCGTGGCCGTGGTCACGGGTGATACCAAGGTCATGCCGCGCGGTCAGGCCGACAAGATTTTTATCAATACCACAGGCATAGGCCAGATCATGGTCGAAACTCCGCCCTCTGGCGATCGCGCCCGTCCCGGCGATGCGATCCTGGTCAGCGGCAGCATGGGCGACCACGGGTTGACCATCCTGTCCCAGCGCGAGGGGCTGGCCTTCGATGCGCCGGTGGAGAGCGACTCGGCTTGTCTGAGCCATCTTATCCTCAAGCTTCTTGAGGCCCTGCCCGACATTCACGTGCTGCGCGACCCAACGCGCGGAGGCTTGGCCACGACGCTCAACGAGATCGCCGGTCAATCGCGCGCGGGTTGCCTCATCGAGGAATCCAGCCTGCCCGTGAAACAGGCCGTGAAGGCCGGGTGCTCTTTCCTGGGCTTGGACCCGCTCTACCTGGCCAATGAGGGCAAGTTCATCTGCATCCTGCCCGAAGCCCAGGCCGATGCCGCGCTGTCCATCCTGCGCGCCGACCCGCTGGGCAAGGATGCCGCGCGCATCGGCACGGTCACGGCCGAGAATCCCGGCAAGGTCGTCATGCGCACGCCTCTTGGCGGCCACCGGATGCTGTCCATGCTGGAAGGCGAGCAATTGCCCAGGATCTGCTGACCTGGCATTGCATGAAAGAAAAGGCCCCGCCGGATCGACTCCGGCGGGGCCTTGAACGTTGTGTGCTTATCTTTACGCCGGGATGCCGAAGCGCTCGGCAATGAGTTCCTTGGAACGTGTGGCAAGTTCGTTGATCTGCGGCTTGGTGATCTGGTCGTCCGCGCCTACGGCCTCGCCCTTGTGGCGCAGCTTGTCCGATATCAGCGAGGAGAAGAGCACCACGGGCAGCCTGCGCAGCTCCGGGTCCTCCTTGATGCGTTTGGTGAGGGAATGGCCGTCCATGCTGGGCATCTCGATGTCCGAGATGACGATCTGGATGAATTCAGGCAGGTCGCGACCCTCGCGGTCCGCACGTTCCTTGTAGCCCTGCAGGCGATCCCAGCCTTCTCGTCCGTTTTCGGCGGTCTCGACGCTGAAGTTGGCGCCCTCCAGCAGTGACTTGAGCATATTGCGAATGAGCGCCGAATCGTCCACGACCATAGCCCGGTAGCGCGCGCCTTCGCCTTTCCGCGATTCGGCATTCAGGCGCATGCGCATGCCCGGATTGATCTCGGCCACGATTTTTTCCAGATCCAGGATGAAGATGATGCGGCCGTCGATCTTGACCACGCCGGTGATGGAGTCGCTGGAAAATGAGGAGACATAGCGGTTTGGCGGTTCCACGGACTCCCAGCTCATGCGGTGAATGCGCGTGACGCCCGAAACGAGGAAGCCGGTGGTCACGGCGTTGAACTCCGTGACGATGACCTTGGGCTCCAGGGGCTCGGTGCGGGTCTTGTCGAGCCATATGGCCAGGTCGACCAGCGGGATGATACGCGAGCGCTGGTTGAAGGCGCCCAGAATGGACGAATGCGTAACCTGCGGCACCTCGGTGATGGTGGGCTGGCGGATGATCTCCAGGACCTTGGCCACGTTGACGCCGTAGTAGCCTTTGTAGGACTGGCCGTCCGGAGTCTGCTCGTCGATGTAGAACTCGACGATCTCAAGCTCGTTGGTGCCGGCTTCAAGAAGAATATTATGCTGGGCCATGGAATGCCTCTGGTGGAGCTACTAAAGTGAATGATACTTACGTCTGATTCTTGAATGACGCAGTCGGTTGCGTCAATCCTTTTCTATCGTCACTAGTCCAGCACTCCACGCTCATACGAGCGGGCAGGCTTCAATCCGTTCGATATCCCGTACAATGTGCTCCAGCTCCTCCCAGGAGGAACACATCACCAGACGCTGGCGCAACTCCTTGCAACCATCGATGTGGCGTACGTAGCGCGGCACGATGGTGCGCATCTTGAGCAGCTCGCGCGAAGGCAGGCCATGCTCGTGAATGAGCTGCACGTGGCGGCGGATGATCCAGGCCAGGCTCGGCACGGAAGCCTGGCCTCCGTTGAGCGCTGCTTGCAGGCGCATGAACACGGCGGGGTCGCGCAGAGCGCCGCGGGCAAACATGACCCCGCTGGCCCCGGTCTCCTGCAAACAACGCACGGCGTCCTCGGCCGTGAACAGATCGCCGCTGGCCAACACCGGGATGGACACGCTTTGGCGCAGACGGGCAACCGCAGCCCAATCCGCCTGGCCGGAGAAGCCTTGCTGCGCATAGCGCGGGTGCAGGGTCAGCCAACCGACGCCCGCCTGCTCCAGGGCCTTGGCGACCTCCAGGTAGTTCTCCCCGGAAGGATTCCAGCCCAGGCGCATCTTCACGCCCACGCGAAACGGACTCGCGCGCTCGACCATGGCCTTGGCTACGGCCAGGAGCAGGTCAGGGTCCTTCATGAGTGCCGCGCCGCTGCCCGTCTTGACCACCTTTGGCACGGAGCAGCCGCAGTTGAGGTCGAACCAGGTGAAGCCACGCGCCAGCAGCATATCCGTGGCCTGGCCCATAAACTTGGGCTCGGAGCCGAAGAGCTGCGCGACCAGGGGCGAGTCAGCGGAATCGGTAGCCAGGATTGGCTGGGTGTTACGGCTGTCGTAGACCAGACCCCTGGCGCTGATCATCTCGGTCACGGTGACAGCGGCGCCCAGTTCGCGGCAGAGCAGGCGGAAGGGCAGGTCCGAAAAGCCGGCCAGGGGCGCGAGCCACGGCGCATTGGGAGCGAAAGGCAATTGGTGCATCATTGGTTCTCTACTCAAATCCGACGGCCATAGGTAATGGGCGTGTCGGCGTCCAGGAGTGCGGCTAAACCCGTGAGGCCGCTTAACCGGAATACGCCCAGGAAGTCGGCAGGCACATGCTGCGCCAGGGCTTCGGCGCAGGCCTGCAGGGACGAGGACAAAGCCTGTGCGGCCTTAGGCGCGGCTAGCCCGATGCGGAAGCCGGCTTGCGGGTGTTTGCGCAGCAAACGCAGTTCGCCCTGTCCGAGACCGGGGCAATCAAAGCTCAGCCGCGTTTCGCGCATGGCGCTGGGATAATCAAGAGGCTCGGTTGCGGTAGAGGTCAACAACTCGCACTGGCGGAAACCCGGCAGGAGCCAGGGGCGGTAGGCAAAGCGCAGGGTTTGCCCATCAGAGGCTTCCGGTAGGGCGGCGCCGTGCGGCGCGACGTGCGCGCTCGCCAAATGAACGTCCAAGGCCGTCTCTAGTTCCAGCACGCCGAGATATGCTTCCAACAGGCTCATGTCGGCTTGCAGCATTTCGTTGAAACAGGCTTGGCGTCCATGGGCAGACACAGCCAATAATGCATCTGGCCAGTCTGGCAAGCCGCACAACAATGCCTCGAAGCGGTCTCGCGTGGCGCGAAAGGTGGGTACGAGCCGGCTTAGCGCGACACCGGCTGCGGAGTCACCGCGCAGCTCGCGCAGAATAATGTCCGGTTCCAGCGCGTCGATGCGCAGGATCAGGATTTCGCCCGTGGCCACGTTCCGGCCCACGTTGGCCAGGAGTTCATGGCCGTCGATGCGCAACCAGGAAAAATTGGCGAGATGGGGCAAAGCCGCCTGGCCGGTTTGGTTCGGCTCTGTGCGCAGGGCCACGCCCCGCACGATTTGACCCACGCGGTGACTGCGCCGGAAGTCCGTGGCGCGGTCGCCGCCGGAGAAACCCTGGCCAGGCCGGCCACCGCCGCCATCGCCAGTCACGCGCACGGTTTGATCCGCTCAGGATTTGGCTTGGCCGATGATGAGTTCCACCTCGTCCACGCTCAGCCCGGTGGAGCGAGCCAGTTCCGAGGCGGACTTGCCGCTACGCCAGCCGGTCAGGATGACCTCGCGCAGGAACTGAGGCGAACGGGAGTACTGCTCGGCCTGTTTGATGATGCGCCGCAGGTCCTTGGCCCGTTCCTCGATTTTGGCGTCCAGGTCGATCAGTTCGGCTTGGCGATGCTGGAATGTGGATACGAGTTCCTGCTCAAGCTGGGCGTTGAAGCGCAACTTGTTGAGCAGGTCATCCTGCTTGCTCTGTAGTTGGGAAAGAATGGCCTCGGACTGCTTGAGGCGCATGAAAAAGAAGATGACCACGCCAAGCAGCATGACTTCTGTTACGCTCAAGGCCAATAACAGCCAGTTGGATAGGGACATGACTTGGAGGGGATCCTTGCTGTTGCGCGTTCAAATTTCGAGATTGATGATGTTGCCGGCCCAGGGAGAGGACGCCGAAGGAGCCTGTTCCTGGTCACCCTCTCCGCCGTCGCGCTTCCTGCCGTCCGAAAGGTCGAGGCTGCGTTTTTCGTTGGGGTTACTGTCCTTGTGTACCTGGGCGGAAGACTCCTTCTTCTGGACCTTCTCGATCATCCTGTTCTGACGCTTGTGCAACTCGGCCACATGCTGAGCAAGAACGGCCTGTTGCGCGTCCGGATGAGACGCGGTCGCGCTCTGCACTTTTGACACATGCGGCATCTGGGCGATGAGCGTCGAGAGATCCAAGGGAGTCGGCATGTCATTGGACCAGGTACTTTTCTACATAGATGGTATCCAACTGGTCGTTGCCCAAATACTGGTTGAGCACCGACACGAGGTCCGCCTTAAGAGCCTCTATGTTTTTCGTATCGGCCAGAAATTCAAAATCTTTATTCTTGAGATAGTAATAGATGGCGTCACGCAGGAGCAGCGCCTTGATTTTGACCTCATTCTCCAGAGCGGGGCTCAAGGAAGTGAAGGCGAACTTGAGATGAAGGAAGTGCACCTGGCCTTTGGCATCCACCTTCTCGACCCAGAAGGGCTCCAGGCCCAAGACGAACTCCTGGACCTCGGACTCCGTGGGTGGGGGTGGGGGCGCGGGTTCCTCGACCTCCTCTTCGGGCACGGGCTTGACCTCAACCTGTGCCACTTCCTTGAGTTCAATCACCGGGAGGATGAATTTGACCGTGGTCAAGGTGAGCAGCGCCAGCAGAAGCAAGGCCAAGAGCAGCCAGCGCAGCTTCTTGTCCTTGAGCAGCTTGATGAGAGCATTTTCCGGCTTTGGCGCCGCAATGGTCAGTTCCTCGGCCTGGGCTTCGGCAAAGAACTCCTGCGGCGCTTCCTCTTCCTCGGGTTCATCGAGAAAGGGCGCGTCATCCAGATCGAGTTCGACCTTCTGATTGGACCGCGCCTGGTCCTGGCCCTGAATACTGCTTGGATCCAGCATGGCCTTGGGCTTGCTGGTATCGGTCTTATCCGGGGAGGTGCTGGCGTCTGCTGCCAGAAGGATGGGCATCATGGTTGTCGGTTCCAGTCCGCCACGAGTTTCGCGTCAGCTCTAGGCGAAGATTTTGGCAATCTTCTGCTCGAGTATGTCGGCAGTGAACGGCTTGATGACGTAGTTGGAGACCTTGGCCTGAACCGCCTCGATGATGTTTTCCTGCTGGGCCTCGGCCGTGACCATGAGAAAAGGCATATTCTGGTAGTCCTTGCTCTGGCGAACCTTGCGCAGCAACTCGATGCCGGTCATTTTGGGCATGTTCCAGTCGGCGACGATGAAATCGATGGGCTGCTTTCCCAAGATTTCCCAGGCCATGACTCCATCCTCCGCCTCGACGATGTTCTGGAAGCCGAGCTGACGCAGGATATCCTTCATGATTCGGCGCATGGTGGGGAAGTCGTCCACAACGAGCACCTGCATATTTACATCATAGGCCATTTGATTCCTCAATAAGCGTCCAGATTGTACTGGTCTTTGAACAGCTTGCGGAGTTTGCCCAAGGCCTGGCTGTGGAGCTGGGACACGCGGCCCTCGGTGATCTCCATTACGTTGGCCGTTTCGCGCATGTTCAGCTCCTCTCCGTAATACAACGAGAGCACCAGTTTTTCCCTGGGGGTCAATTCATCGATAAGCAAAGTAATTTTGTCAATAAGTTCCTGGAATGCCGCACTTTGATATGGGTCGCCATCCACGCCGGCATCACTTACGGAGGCCACGCATTCGGAAATGGCATCAAGACTCAGGCAGAGCTGATTTTGAAGCATCTCCAGGCCCATGTCCACATCCTTCTCGCTCAGACCGGTGCGTTTGGCGATCTCCTGCACCGTGGCCGGCCGGCCCGTCTCCTGCTCGATCTCGCGTACGGTGTGTTCCATGAGCCGAAGGCGCTGTCGCAGGCCCCGCGAGTACCAGTCCATGCGCCGCAACTCGTCGAGCATGGCGCCCTTGATGCGGCTTTCGGCGTAGGTCTCGAACTTGATGCGCAGTTCGGGATTGAACTTCTGCAAGGCCTCCATGAGTCCCAGGCTTCCGGCGCTCATGAGCTCGCCAAGCTCTACCGTCTGGGGCAGCTTGGCCTTGAGGCGCAAGGCCATGATTTTGATTTTCGGGCCATAGTGCCTGACTATCTCCTCCCTATCCTGAGAGGCGAAGTTTTCCCAACGCGTCTGTCCGGAGTCCAGCTCAAGCCACGGACTGTTCCTGGAACAGAATTTTTTTCCAGAAGAATTTGATGTTACCATCGAGTTCCGTCGCAGCTTCCCATGTTGTGATACGCTCTGCCGCCTGACGCAGGCTCGCACTTGCCTCGCTCTGAGGGAGCAGATGGCAGAACGGCTGTTGTCGTATGACCGCCTGCCTGACAGCAGGATCGAAAGGCACGGAGCCAAGGAGATCGAGAGACACGCCGCTCAGGAATTGGTCGCAGGCGCGGTAGAGCTTGATATAGACCTCGCGCGCGGCGCTCGGGCTTGGGGCCATGTTAACCAGGACCTTGAATCGCTCCACGCCGTGATTGTACTTGAGCACCTTGATCAGGGCGTAGGCATCGGTCAGCGAGGTCGGGTCCGGAGTGAGCACGATGAGCTTTTCCTGGGCGGCCAGGTTGAAGTAGAGCACGTTTTCGTTGATGCCGGCTCCCGTATCCACGATGAGGTAATCGAGCTTGTCCTCCAGGGTGTCCATGGACTCCAACAGTTCGAGCTTCTGCCCCGTGGACAGCTCCAGCATCTCGCTCACGCCCGAGGAGGCGGGCAAGATGGGGAAGCCGTACGGCGTGGCGTAGATGATGTCATCGAGCCGCGCCCCTTCGTGGAAAAGATGGAAGAGGTTAAGGCTCGGAGCCAAGCCGAGCAGGACATCCACGTTGGCCAAGCCCAAGTCGGCGTCCAGCAGGAGCACACGTTTGCCAAGCTTGGACAGGCAGTAGGCCAAATTGACGGAAATGTTCGTCTTGCCCACGCCGCCTTTGCCCGAAGTAACTGAAAAGACTAAAGGAAAAGATGATGCCATGAGGTTTCGCAGCTCCTTTGGGAGTTACGCGTGTAGCTTTTCAGGAGCCTGCCCGCAAGGCAGCTCATGCTTGAAGATGAGTTTCCACAGGAGCATGTTTTCCGCCGGGGCCATGCAATCCTTGAATCCCGCGGCCCAGGACACGGCGGAAATCGGCACCCTGCAGGAGTCGGCAACGTTTATCAGGCCGCCAAAGCTGGCGGCTTCGTCCAGCTTGGTCCAGATGACGGAGGAGAGCCTGGCGAAGGAGAAGGCGCGCAGGAAGTGATCCAGCTGGGGTTTGCCGTAGTGGGGGCTGAGTACCAGATGGAACGCGCATTCGTCCACTTCCGAAAGGCCCAGCAGCGTCAGGCGCTCGGACAGGACCTGGGGGCCGCTCATGCCGGGCAGGTCGACATAGATGCGGTCGAAATTGTCGGCCTCGTCCAGCAGCTTGAGGATGTCCTCGCGGCTGCCCGCCTCGCGGTAGGAGAAGCCGGACAGCTCGCAGTAGTGCCGCAGCACCAATCGCCCCCTGGCCTGGCGGTCGTCGGCATTGACCAGGCAGATGCGCAGGTCGGGCTTTTCCTGCTGGGCAGCCAGGGCCATGCGGATGACCGTGGTGGTCTTGCCAGCTCCGGATGGACCCGCCACGCAGTGGATCTTTTCCGGCCAGGAGGCCAGCGTCAACGGCCGGACGGACAGGATTTCGGCCAGGGCGGCCAGAAGCGAGGTCTGTTTGTCCAGGACCAGGCATTTGTACAGGGTCACGCCGATCTTGGGGTCCACGCCCTCGCGCTCCAGGTA containing:
- a CDS encoding flagellar basal body-associated FliL family protein, which produces MMPILLAADASTSPDKTDTSKPKAMLDPSSIQGQDQARSNQKVELDLDDAPFLDEPEEEEAPQEFFAEAQAEELTIAAPKPENALIKLLKDKKLRWLLLALLLLALLTLTTVKFILPVIELKEVAQVEVKPVPEEEVEEPAPPPPPTESEVQEFVLGLEPFWVEKVDAKGQVHFLHLKFAFTSLSPALENEVKIKALLLRDAIYYYLKNKDFEFLADTKNIEALKADLVSVLNQYLGNDQLDTIYVEKYLVQ
- a CDS encoding response regulator, which produces MAYDVNMQVLVVDDFPTMRRIMKDILRQLGFQNIVEAEDGVMAWEILGKQPIDFIVADWNMPKMTGIELLRKVRQSKDYQNMPFLMVTAEAQQENIIEAVQAKVSNYVIKPFTADILEQKIAKIFA
- a CDS encoding tRNA dihydrouridine synthase — encoded protein: MMHQLPFAPNAPWLAPLAGFSDLPFRLLCRELGAAVTVTEMISARGLVYDSRNTQPILATDSADSPLVAQLFGSEPKFMGQATDMLLARGFTWFDLNCGCSVPKVVKTGSGAALMKDPDLLLAVAKAMVERASPFRVGVKMRLGWNPSGENYLEVAKALEQAGVGWLTLHPRYAQQGFSGQADWAAVARLRQSVSIPVLASGDLFTAEDAVRCLQETGASGVMFARGALRDPAVFMRLQAALNGGQASVPSLAWIIRRHVQLIHEHGLPSRELLKMRTIVPRYVRHIDGCKELRQRLVMCSSWEELEHIVRDIERIEACPLV
- a CDS encoding ATPase AAA — its product is MQVRIFRGADSSAALAQVKAELGIEAVILETREVMDNGRKMCEITAALERNVGMTRAKPSEAYGDMSSVSALTGGPGAAAPEWHREWSEIKSCLMSLMGKQLDKDKLSPRQRQALDYLEREGVDPKIGVTLYKCLVLDKQTSLLAALAEILSVRPLTLASWPEKIHCVAGPSGAGKTTTVIRMALAAQQEKPDLRICLVNADDRQARGRLVLRHYCELSGFSYREAGSREDILKLLDEADNFDRIYVDLPGMSGPQVLSERLTLLGLSEVDECAFHLVLSPHYGKPQLDHFLRAFSFARLSSVIWTKLDEAASFGGLINVADSCRVPISAVSWAAGFKDCMAPAENMLLWKLIFKHELPCGQAPEKLHA
- a CDS encoding FliA/WhiG family RNA polymerase sigma factor; this translates as MVTSNSSGKKFCSRNSPWLELDSGQTRWENFASQDREEIVRHYGPKIKIMALRLKAKLPQTVELGELMSAGSLGLMEALQKFNPELRIKFETYAESRIKGAMLDELRRMDWYSRGLRQRLRLMEHTVREIEQETGRPATVQEIAKRTGLSEKDVDMGLEMLQNQLCLSLDAISECVASVSDAGVDGDPYQSAAFQELIDKITLLIDELTPREKLVLSLYYGEELNMRETANVMEITEGRVSQLHSQALGKLRKLFKDQYNLDAY
- a CDS encoding MinD/ParA family protein — its product is MASSFPLVFSVTSGKGGVGKTNISVNLAYCLSKLGKRVLLLDADLGLANVDVLLGLAPSLNLFHLFHEGARLDDIIYATPYGFPILPASSGVSEMLELSTGQKLELLESMDTLEDKLDYLIVDTGAGINENVLYFNLAAQEKLIVLTPDPTSLTDAYALIKVLKYNHGVERFKVLVNMAPSPSAAREVYIKLYRACDQFLSGVSLDLLGSVPFDPAVRQAVIRQQPFCHLLPQSEASASLRQAAERITTWEAATELDGNIKFFWKKILFQEQSVA